A region of the Pseudomonadota bacterium genome:
GAGGATCTCGTCTCCGATGACGATGAGCAAGGCCACGCGAATGCGAATCTCCGCCATCAGGAGAGCACCGGGAGCAGCAGGCTGCTCGGGCGGGCCTCGTCGTGCCAGATGCGATCGACGGCCTCCCGGATGCCGAAGTGATGGGTGACGGGGCGTTCGAAGTACGACGAGTCTCCCGGGGCGATCTCGAGGCGGATGCAGTGGCCAGGCTCGAACCGCCAGGCGGTCGACCAGATCTCGATCTCGAGCGGAACCACCACATCGGGCTCGAGCGGCTCAGCCTGCTCGTGCACGTGCCAGGGGCGCTCAACCGTGGTGCGCGCGGCGTCGAGCGCCCGATGCGAGGCCCGCAGCCATCCGCGGCTCACCGTGAAGCCTTGCGGAGGGAGATCGAGGGCCGCGAGCAGGCGCGCCTGCTCGGCATCAGTGGGCGGCACATCAGCCAGACGAACCACGAAGTCGGCGTCGACATCACTCGAAGACACGTAGAGCGTCAGGCGAACAGGCCCTGTCACGTCGAGCCGCTCGTCGAGCGGCGCGCTGGTGAAGGTGAGAATCCGCCGGATGCGGTCGGGCACGCCGCTCTTCGAGAGCACGGCGGTCCCGAGCCCCTCCGGTCCGGTCCAGGCCGGATCCGGCACCGATACCTCGCTGGGCGGGGCCTCACCCTGGGGCGCGTCAAAGCTCAGAAGGCCGTCGTTGAGCGAGTGCACGGGCGGCAGCGTTCCCGCGCGGAGGTAGAGACGCCGATGATGCAAGCCCGAAGGGGGCCAGGCGTCTGCCTCCCGATACCTTCCCTCGGTCTGCATCCAGTAGCGCACCGGTGGCTCATCCATGATTGCGTTGGGCAGATCCTTGAGCCAGTAGTCGTACCAGCGCAGCAGCTCTTCGTGGAGCTCGAGAGAGCTGAACGCGGCCTGCACCTGATCGTAGGCATCGGGTGGCGCAACCAGGGGCCAGGTAGAAGGCTCCCCCACCGAACCGCACACCAGCAGCTTCTTCGGTGCCTCGATGAGCTCATAGGCGAGCATGTTCCCCCGCAGGCTTATGCCCAGCGACGACCAGTGGGCGATGGAGTAGAATGGCGTCTCGATGGTGGAGAGGCGCGTCGAGGCACCGTTCATCCAGTAGAGGGGACCATCGAGGGGCGCCTCGAGGAGTGCCAGCACCGGATCGTTTGCCAGGCGACGAGGCAGCACGCGCTCCATCATGCGACGCGCCCTCAACATCGCGCGCA
Encoded here:
- a CDS encoding CocE/NonD family hydrolase, which translates into the protein MSELPPRSQPEHQVGSKRDQHVIMRDGARLAADVFRPLADGVYPTLLSIGVQGRAFRGLAPVAQYRMREAGPIDWYVERGYAFVHVDARGSGQSDGSFDWMGPAFQTDLYDVVEWIADQPWCSGKVGMIGSGFAGAAQWLAAHLRCIAPYDAWLDPYRDLAYHGGIASDLPRLRFNQMRSRRMLDFPDKRWPSRAPVVDAVVKRLVDGQSSTLEQAGLRAMLRARRMMERVLPRRLANDPVLALLEAPLDGPLYWMNGASTRLSTIETPFYSIAHWSSLGISLRGNMLAYELIEAPKKLLVCGSVGEPSTWPLVAPPDAYDQVQAAFSSLELHEELLRWYDYWLKDLPNAIMDEPPVRYWMQTEGRYREADAWPPSGLHHRRLYLRAGTLPPVHSLNDGLLSFDAPQGEAPPSEVSVPDPAWTGPEGLGTAVLSKSGVPDRIRRILTFTSAPLDERLDVTGPVRLTLYVSSSDVDADFVVRLADVPPTDAEQARLLAALDLPPQGFTVSRGWLRASHRALDAARTTVERPWHVHEQAEPLEPDVVVPLEIEIWSTAWRFEPGHCIRLEIAPGDSSYFERPVTHHFGIREAVDRIWHDEARPSSLLLPVLS